In the genome of Natronincola ferrireducens, the window TTATTGGTGCTGGTGCAGCTGGTCTTTCTGCTGCTAATGAAGCTATTGAAAATGGAGCAGAAAGTGTTATTATTTTAGAAATGACTAATAAAACTGGAGGCGCTTTAAACTTTACAAGTGGTTCTATGTCTGCTGCTCAGACAATTATTCAAGAGGAAGATGGTATTGAAGATACTCTAGAATCATTTGTAGAAGATATTATAAAAACAGGTAGTGATTTTGATGGCAAGCCAAATCGTAAGCTAGTAGAATTATTTGCAGAGGAAGGTGTAGATACCTTCCAATGGTTATGGGACAATGGTCTTAAGGATTACGAATTTTTGACGGATAGAGAAGGTAAAAGAGCTGTATTTGCTCCTGAGCATCCTCTTTACTCCATTCCCCGTACCTACAAGCCCAAAGCAAAAGACCCTGTGAACTACAAGGCTGCAGCACATGAAATTTTAGATAAAGTAGTAAAGGATGCAAGCAAAATCCAAATTGTTTATAATACAAAAGGAACAGAACTTATTGCAAATGACAAAGGTCAGGTACTTTCTGTAATTGGTGAACACCTAGATACTGGCAAAGCAACAAGATATGATGCTAAAAAAGGTATTATAGTAGCTACAGGTGGTTACTCAGCAAACCATAAACTTATGGGTGAATTCACACTTTATGGTAGTTCATACCTAACAGGAAGTCCAGCTACTGCTGATGGAAATGCTCTACCTATGATGCAGAAAGTGGGTGCTGCAATCAACAACATGGATTATGTACCAACTTTCCCAATGGGTCTTGAAAGTGCAGATAATCCAGGTACAGGTATAATTGCTTCTACTTATACATGGAAAACTGGTGGTATATGTATAAATAAAGAAGGTAATCGTTTCATGGATGAAACAGAACCGAACAACTCTATCCGTGAAGTTGCACTAGAAGAACAGACAGATGCAATTCAATATGATATTTTTACAGATAAAATCCTAGAGGACCTAACTGCTAACAATGCAGCAGGTATGTACAATTACAGATTTGGTGAAGGTACCCCTGGAGAGAGAACTGTTGTAACAGCTTCAAGCTTAGATGAGCTTGCTGAAAAAATTGGTGTTCCAGAAGAAAATTTAAAGAAAACTGTAGAAGACTATAACCAAGCTGTAGGTTCAAAAGGTGAAGATGAATTTGGACGTAAATACGATGATACAGTTACTCCCTTCAACCTTGGTGCAAACAAAATTGAAGGGGATAAATATTATGCAGTTCCTCTACGTGCCCTTTGTATTATTACACTTGGAGGTGTAACTGCAAACGAAAATATGCAGGTTCTTGATAATAATGGAACAGTAATCCCAGGGTTATATGCAGCTGGTGAAGTTGTAGGTGGTATATGGGGTAAATTTGTTTCTGGCGGTACAGGTGTAATGGGTCCAATTGTATTTGGACGTATTGCTGCACGGGCTGCAATGACAGGGGAATTGGCAACTGGTTACACTGTTGCTCCTTCTTCAGAAATACTTGATGCAAGTCTTTTCCAAAAAGATAAGGTGGAAACAGAAGGATTTGATATGTCAGTTGAACTTAAAGATGGGGAATATGAAGCTACAGTTGATGGACAAGAAGGTCCAATGACTGTAAAAGTAACAATTACAGATGGAAAAATAACTGATGTTACTATTGTTTCTGACAAGGAAACAGCTTCAATTGCTGCTCCTGCCTTAGAACAGATTCCAGCAAGGATTGTTGAAGCAAACTCTCCTGATGTTGACGGAATTACTGGTGCTACTTTAACTGTAAACCGTATTAAAAATGCAGTTATTGAGTGCCTTAATCAAGCAAAATAATTATTAATTTTATATTATTATAAAATCACTACTGACAGGGATTATATAGTTCAAGTCGGTAGTGACTTTTTATTATAAACATGGATTTGTTAAGAAACATAGTAGATTATGGGAAAAATAAAGGAAAATAGAATTTTTTGTAGAATAATTAGTAGATGTAGATAAAAAGATAAATTAAGGAGATGGAAAATAAAAATATGTCAAAAGCAGAAAAAAAATTTCTCAATATTAATGAATTATTAAATTTTAGTTTTATCAATAGTATAACCTTGAAAATGATAATTGTTATAACTTTTGCATTTCAGATCAGTACTCCCATTGCAAGATTCATCAATAGTTACATAAATAAGCTAGGAATTGTAACGGAACATATAGGTATTTATATTAACACAGTAATTAATATAATAATTATCAATTTTATTATAGTGTTTTTTATGAAATATATGGTAATAACCCCTCTAAAAAATCATATAAAAAAACTGTATGAAATTAGTTCAGGGAATATAAAAGAAAATGTTGAAGTAAAAGGTAAGGGTGAATTTGCACAACTTGCTATAGCAACCAATAGAACCATTAATAAATTGAATGATCTTATTCAAAGCATTCAGAAGAGTGCAGAAAAAACAGATGATACTACATCTGAGCTAACAGTAAATTTAAATAATATGAAAACCAGTGCCTATGAAGTTGCAAAAGCAGTTGAAGAAATCGCCATGGGGGCTTCAGAACAGGCGAGAAATATAGAAGAAGGTTCGTCAAAGGCTTCACAATTAGGAGACGCCATTGAAGATGATATTGACTGTATGAGGAACTTAAATAAAACAACACAAAAAGTAAGTCAATTGGTAAAGGAAGGTCTAAAGGAAATGCAAGACTTATCAAGAATTTCCTATGAGAGTAGCGAAGCTACAAAGAATGTTCAAGATGTAATAATTAAGACAAACGAAAGTGCTAATAAAATAGGAGAAGCCAGCAATGTGATTGCTTCAATAGCAGAACAAACCAATTTATTGGCTTTAAATGCAGCGATAGAGGCGGCACGGGCTGGAGAGGCTGGTAGAGGATTTGCTGTTGTAGCAGAGGAAATCAGAAAGTTAGCGGAACAGTCTGCTGATTCTACTAGAGCAATTGACGAAGTTGTAAATGAACTACAGATGAATTCAAAGGCTGTGGTTGATTCTATGGAAAAAGTTTCTTGTATTTCAAAAGAACAGGAAGAAAGTGTAGTAAACAGTAAAGAAAAATATATATTAATTGATACAGCCATAAAGGAAGCAGAAAAAGCAACACAAAGCTTAAACGTTTCATCAGAAAAAATGGAAGTAATGAAAAATGAAATACTAGATACCCTAAAGAATTTATCTGCAATTGCAGAAGAAAATTCTGCCTCTACGGAAGAGGTTGCAGCTTCTATACAAGAGCAGACTGCTGCTATAGAAAAAATTACAAGTATTAGTAAAAAAGCATCACAATCAGCAGATTATTTAACTTCTGTGGTGGAACAAATTAATATTTAGTTAACTTATTGAACTATACTAAAAATTTTGAAAGCCTAGTGGGTACTTAGGGGAATAAGCCTTACCAATACCCATGAGGCTTTTTATTATGGATAACCTATAGGGTACTAACTTTGTTATGATTACAAAGGAAAACACCCTTTTATACAATTTAAAATTTGGCAGAAAAAAGAAGGTAAATGTAAAATTTTGTAGAATATATTATATTGATATATATAGAATACAGGAGGAGAGTACATGAAATCATTAAAAGGAACAAAAACTGCTGAAAACTTAATGAAAGCATTTGCAGGGGAATCCCAGGCTAGAAATAGGTATACGTATTATGCGGCTATAGCAAAGAAAGAGGGTTATGTGCAAATACATAATTTATTTATTGAAACAGCCGATAATGAAAAGGAACATGCAAAGAGATTTTTAAAATTTTTTGATGAAAGCATGAAGGGTGAAATGGTAGAAATAACTGCCTCATTCCCAGTAGGTTTAGGAGATACAAAGGCTAACCTGTTGGCAGCAGCTGAAGGTGAAAATGAAGAGTGGGATGAATTGTATCCAGCATTTGCTGATGTAGCAGATGAAGAAGGTTTTCCAGAGATCGCTACAGTTTTTAGAAAAATCGCTGAAGTAGAGAAGCATCATGAAAAAAGATATAGAAAACTGCTAGAAAATATAGAAAACAATAGTGTGTTTGCAAAAGAGTCAGTTGTGGAATGGAAATGCAACAATTGTGGATATATCCATAAAGGAGAAAAGGCTGTTGAGTTATGTCCTGCATGTGCTCATCCACAAGGTCATTTTGAAGTGTTTGTTGAATCCTATTAAGGTATAAACTATAATAGAAATTACTAAAGGTTTATTGAGGATTTGTAGCAAGAAGACATACAAATATGAATAAAGATTAGTCAGAGTCCCATAAATATTTCCAAGAGAGTTTTTGTGAATATTTATGGGATTCTTTATATACTGCAGCATCTTTTGTCCTTAAGGTTTTTAAACTGTTCTATTCAAAGGAATCGTCTCAGAATTTAAAAGTTCAAACTAAATATAAAATTCAGTAGAGTCATGAAAAATGGAGGTTTTACTGGATTTATTGTATAATTAGTTAAAAAGCAATTAAGGTTCAATACATCAAAAACAGATGGCAATGATACCCTATGAAATCAAATGAAGAATTGTAGATAAATGTTGGGGGAGAATATTTAAATATGAGTGGAGACAAGATGATTGTTAAAACAAGAAAAATTAACAAAGCAACAATTTTTTTTATATTGATGATTAATTTAGTACTGTTTTTATATTTTCAAAACAATATGAT includes:
- a CDS encoding methyl-accepting chemotaxis protein; its protein translation is MSKAEKKFLNINELLNFSFINSITLKMIIVITFAFQISTPIARFINSYINKLGIVTEHIGIYINTVINIIIINFIIVFFMKYMVITPLKNHIKKLYEISSGNIKENVEVKGKGEFAQLAIATNRTINKLNDLIQSIQKSAEKTDDTTSELTVNLNNMKTSAYEVAKAVEEIAMGASEQARNIEEGSSKASQLGDAIEDDIDCMRNLNKTTQKVSQLVKEGLKEMQDLSRISYESSEATKNVQDVIIKTNESANKIGEASNVIASIAEQTNLLALNAAIEAARAGEAGRGFAVVAEEIRKLAEQSADSTRAIDEVVNELQMNSKAVVDSMEKVSCISKEQEESVVNSKEKYILIDTAIKEAEKATQSLNVSSEKMEVMKNEILDTLKNLSAIAEENSASTEEVAASIQEQTAAIEKITSISKKASQSADYLTSVVEQINI
- the rbr gene encoding rubrerythrin, giving the protein MKSLKGTKTAENLMKAFAGESQARNRYTYYAAIAKKEGYVQIHNLFIETADNEKEHAKRFLKFFDESMKGEMVEITASFPVGLGDTKANLLAAAEGENEEWDELYPAFADVADEEGFPEIATVFRKIAEVEKHHEKRYRKLLENIENNSVFAKESVVEWKCNNCGYIHKGEKAVELCPACAHPQGHFEVFVESY
- a CDS encoding FAD-dependent oxidoreductase; translated protein: MKSRIALLLALIMVMSVFTGCTTNSTQPGTTTPEDYDNTESADIVIIGAGAAGLSAANEAIENGAESVIILEMTNKTGGALNFTSGSMSAAQTIIQEEDGIEDTLESFVEDIIKTGSDFDGKPNRKLVELFAEEGVDTFQWLWDNGLKDYEFLTDREGKRAVFAPEHPLYSIPRTYKPKAKDPVNYKAAAHEILDKVVKDASKIQIVYNTKGTELIANDKGQVLSVIGEHLDTGKATRYDAKKGIIVATGGYSANHKLMGEFTLYGSSYLTGSPATADGNALPMMQKVGAAINNMDYVPTFPMGLESADNPGTGIIASTYTWKTGGICINKEGNRFMDETEPNNSIREVALEEQTDAIQYDIFTDKILEDLTANNAAGMYNYRFGEGTPGERTVVTASSLDELAEKIGVPEENLKKTVEDYNQAVGSKGEDEFGRKYDDTVTPFNLGANKIEGDKYYAVPLRALCIITLGGVTANENMQVLDNNGTVIPGLYAAGEVVGGIWGKFVSGGTGVMGPIVFGRIAARAAMTGELATGYTVAPSSEILDASLFQKDKVETEGFDMSVELKDGEYEATVDGQEGPMTVKVTITDGKITDVTIVSDKETASIAAPALEQIPARIVEANSPDVDGITGATLTVNRIKNAVIECLNQAK